From Deinococcus taeanensis, one genomic window encodes:
- a CDS encoding TolC family protein, which translates to MKILHARVPLIVLTLVALSGAHAQVVLTLPGAVNRAVTQGADVTTARVNLQKAQANLRAVRADPASIMTTLTQAEQDVTAQAAALDAAKLGAAQAAVTGYLQTFEAALRVTLSGAQVALSERQLKIAQARLAARVATALDVSRAQNALSSDRQDLVSARGQLPVLEATLARILNVAGGTDLKLSAPPAAPKLSATLAALQTGLDKRMPSLVQAQRGLEDGLRAAQTGVREAYRAALDAQARVSIAQAAARTAQQNLTQSQARLKAGTAAAVEVQQAQLGAQQAQLGVQQAQNTVWRALAALSAASGVDVTGLNVLTATGPVN; encoded by the coding sequence ATGAAAATCCTGCATGCCCGCGTGCCCCTGATCGTGCTGACCCTGGTTGCGCTGAGTGGCGCCCACGCGCAGGTCGTCCTGACCCTGCCGGGCGCCGTGAACCGCGCCGTAACGCAGGGCGCAGACGTGACCACCGCCCGCGTCAACCTGCAAAAGGCGCAGGCGAACCTGCGAGCCGTGCGGGCCGATCCGGCGAGCATCATGACCACGCTCACACAGGCCGAGCAGGACGTTACCGCCCAGGCGGCCGCGCTTGACGCCGCGAAACTGGGTGCGGCGCAGGCGGCCGTGACCGGATACCTTCAGACCTTCGAGGCGGCGCTGCGCGTGACACTGTCGGGCGCGCAGGTGGCGCTCAGCGAACGGCAGCTGAAGATTGCGCAGGCCCGTCTGGCGGCGCGCGTGGCGACGGCCCTGGACGTGAGCCGCGCGCAGAACGCCCTGAGTAGCGACCGGCAGGACCTCGTCAGTGCCCGGGGGCAGCTGCCGGTCCTGGAAGCCACGCTGGCCCGCATCCTGAACGTTGCGGGCGGCACTGACCTGAAGCTGAGTGCGCCGCCCGCCGCACCGAAGCTCAGCGCGACGCTCGCCGCGCTGCAGACCGGTCTGGACAAGCGTATGCCCTCCCTGGTGCAGGCGCAGCGCGGCCTGGAGGACGGCCTTCGCGCCGCACAGACCGGCGTGCGTGAGGCGTACCGCGCCGCGCTGGACGCCCAGGCGCGCGTGAGCATCGCGCAGGCGGCGGCGCGCACCGCACAGCAGAACCTCACGCAGTCCCAGGCGCGCCTGAAGGCCGGCACGGCCGCCGCCGTGGAAGTGCAGCAGGCGCAACTGGGTGCCCAGCAGGCGCAGCTGGGGGTCCAACAGGCGCAGAACACCGTGTGGCGGGCCCTGGCGGCTCTGAGTGCGGCGTCCGGCGTGGACGTGACTGGCCTGAATGTCCTCACCGCCACGGGGCCGGTGAACTGA
- a CDS encoding TetR/AcrR family transcriptional regulator: protein MPPGRPRNHAHSDAARQAAFELLREHGYAAITMEAVADRTGISKQTLYRRWKHKRALILDAFAEQADLLPELPDTGTFSGDLQALLRATFATLRGECGVTNRALVTEALQDPEFLTELRERHLSRRRRQITTLLHRHAEQGALLTPPTDTLVDLILGPVWYRLLLHSGPMDDQAADELAGLLVRLAQPPSPPG, encoded by the coding sequence ATGCCGCCCGGCCGACCCCGCAACCACGCCCATTCCGACGCTGCACGCCAGGCCGCCTTCGAGCTGCTGCGCGAACACGGCTACGCCGCCATCACCATGGAAGCCGTTGCCGACCGCACCGGCATCTCCAAGCAGACCCTCTACCGCCGCTGGAAGCACAAACGCGCCCTGATTCTCGATGCGTTCGCCGAACAGGCCGATCTTCTGCCCGAACTGCCCGACACCGGCACCTTCTCCGGTGACCTGCAGGCCCTGCTGCGCGCCACCTTCGCCACCCTGCGCGGCGAATGCGGCGTCACCAACCGCGCGCTCGTCACCGAAGCCCTTCAGGACCCCGAATTCCTGACCGAACTTCGCGAACGCCACCTCAGCCGTCGCCGCCGCCAGATCACCACCCTCCTGCACCGGCACGCTGAGCAGGGCGCCCTCCTCACGCCCCCCACCGACACCCTCGTGGACCTCATCCTCGGGCCGGTCTGGTACCGGCTCCTGCTGCACAGCGGCCCCATGGACGACCAGGCGGCCGACGAACTCGCCGGCCTCCTCGTGCGCCTCGCCCAGCCCCCCAGCCCGCCCGGGTGA
- a CDS encoding HD-GYP domain-containing protein, with protein MTQTHPVTPADPQALFEHAGAGLLEIAFDGTILQINPSGAEFFGRSRAALTGVSVLDVTHPDDVARTLEALSRVIHGEAHAAVLEKRYVRADGEIVWSRSRVSLLPPQNAPATSVVAVIADITELKRAQQELETLNRALQDTLEGGLLGLGIALEARDLETSGHTVRVMDLSHQLGTALGLSGVTLNELKHGASLHDLGKLTIPDAVLCKPGRLDPAEWALMQTHAHNGHAIASRIPTLARAALDVIRHHHERWDGSGYPDRLAGERIPLLARIFTVCDVYDALISERPYKSAWTHDDALKELRAQRGRQFDPHVVDAFVSLFRPHAA; from the coding sequence ATGACCCAGACCCATCCTGTCACCCCTGCCGACCCGCAGGCGCTTTTTGAACACGCCGGCGCCGGCCTGCTGGAAATCGCCTTTGACGGAACCATCCTCCAGATCAACCCCAGCGGCGCCGAGTTCTTCGGCCGCTCACGCGCCGCTCTGACCGGCGTCAGTGTCCTCGACGTCACGCACCCGGACGACGTGGCGCGCACGCTCGAAGCGCTCAGCCGCGTCATTCACGGTGAAGCGCACGCCGCCGTGCTGGAAAAGCGCTACGTCCGCGCCGACGGCGAGATCGTCTGGTCCCGCTCACGCGTGTCGCTGCTTCCGCCTCAGAACGCGCCCGCCACCTCAGTGGTCGCGGTGATCGCCGACATCACCGAACTCAAACGTGCCCAGCAAGAGCTTGAAACGCTCAACCGGGCCCTGCAGGACACACTGGAGGGCGGCCTGCTGGGCCTGGGGATCGCCCTGGAAGCCCGGGACCTGGAAACGTCCGGGCACACGGTCCGCGTGATGGACCTCAGCCATCAGCTGGGCACCGCCCTGGGCCTCAGTGGCGTGACCCTCAACGAACTCAAGCACGGCGCCAGCCTGCACGACCTGGGCAAACTGACCATCCCGGACGCCGTGCTGTGCAAGCCCGGCCGGCTGGACCCTGCCGAGTGGGCCCTGATGCAGACGCACGCCCACAATGGGCACGCCATCGCCTCCCGCATTCCCACTCTGGCCCGCGCAGCGCTGGACGTGATCCGCCACCATCACGAACGCTGGGACGGCTCGGGCTACCCCGACCGGCTCGCCGGGGAGCGCATTCCGCTGCTCGCAAGAATCTTCACGGTCTGCGACGTGTATGACGCCCTGATCAGTGAACGCCCGTACAAGTCCGCCTGGACGCACGACGACGCCCTGAAGGAACTCCGCGCGCAGCGCGGCCGTCAGTTCGACCCGCACGTCGTCGACGCGTTCGTGTCGTTGTTCCGGCCTCACGCCGCGTGA
- a CDS encoding MFS transporter translates to MLRGVPKPAPALFTLALAYFTLGTAALSVVGLSLPISHTFHIPAVQTGLLVTAFALTFAVAALLVQSAAGHWPRKRLLLTGLAVLATGLIAGAFAPSFPALLLTRALVAVGAAMIGPVASATGSQLVEPNQQPQALATVFAGFSFSSVLGVPLAAALGPVLGWRGTLLALAALAALTALLIARLVPAVPGGSRVTPALYRRALLSPGVRPALGASLLQLAAVFVVYGVTSSYLADRFGSAGPWISLTLLAFGMAGIVGNSVAGPLTARYGHARTLTLSLTGSILVAVALLTLPHTPAAGAAAFAAMSLFGQMFQAPQQARLIHLNPSERGLMLALNSSVVYLGISFGSWLGSALLPGLGAQPLAWLTLALGLLAAAASHAARRAPHLRGRPELPLP, encoded by the coding sequence ATGTTACGCGGCGTTCCGAAACCTGCTCCGGCCCTGTTCACCCTGGCCCTCGCATACTTCACCCTGGGAACCGCCGCCCTGTCCGTCGTCGGCCTCAGCCTGCCCATCAGCCACACCTTCCACATTCCTGCCGTGCAGACCGGTCTGCTCGTCACGGCCTTCGCGCTGACCTTCGCCGTCGCCGCGCTGCTCGTTCAGAGCGCCGCCGGCCACTGGCCCCGCAAACGCCTGCTTCTGACCGGCCTCGCCGTCCTCGCCACCGGCCTGATCGCCGGTGCGTTCGCCCCCAGCTTCCCGGCCCTGCTTCTTACCCGCGCCCTGGTCGCCGTGGGCGCCGCCATGATCGGCCCAGTCGCTTCAGCCACCGGCAGCCAGCTCGTTGAGCCCAACCAGCAGCCCCAGGCGCTGGCCACCGTCTTCGCCGGGTTCAGCTTCTCCTCCGTCCTGGGCGTTCCTCTGGCCGCAGCGCTCGGTCCGGTCCTCGGGTGGCGCGGCACCCTGCTTGCCCTCGCCGCCCTGGCCGCGCTGACCGCCCTGCTGATCGCGCGTCTGGTTCCCGCCGTTCCCGGCGGCTCACGCGTCACCCCCGCCCTTTACCGACGCGCGCTGCTCTCCCCTGGCGTGCGGCCCGCCCTGGGCGCAAGTCTGCTGCAGCTCGCGGCGGTCTTCGTGGTGTACGGCGTGACCAGCAGCTACCTCGCCGACCGTTTCGGCAGCGCCGGCCCCTGGATTTCCCTGACCCTGCTGGCTTTTGGCATGGCCGGGATCGTCGGCAACAGCGTTGCCGGCCCGCTGACCGCCCGGTACGGTCACGCCCGGACCCTCACCCTCAGTCTGACCGGCAGCATCCTGGTCGCCGTCGCTCTGCTGACCCTGCCGCACACGCCCGCAGCGGGCGCCGCCGCCTTCGCCGCCATGTCCTTGTTCGGGCAGATGTTTCAGGCCCCCCAGCAGGCCCGCCTGATTCACCTGAACCCCAGCGAACGCGGCCTGATGCTCGCCCTGAACTCCAGCGTGGTGTATCTGGGCATCAGTTTTGGTTCGTGGCTGGGCAGCGCCCTGTTGCCCGGCCTGGGCGCGCAGCCGCTGGCGTGGCTGACCCTGGCCCTGGGGCTGCTGGCCGCGGCGGCCAGCCACGCCGCGCGGCGCGCGCCTCACCTCCGCGGCCGCCCGGAACTGCCGTTGCCCTGA
- a CDS encoding TolC family protein, whose protein sequence is MNEPIRWSRRRSALLTATLLCDAAAQTAPPARPAPTASAQVAFLPAAALDERLSVPRGLPGWRSADLRCRAAQLQLDSARARAGLKLSAGAHGTQEALPWSPTPEGVRSPDRAVEAPALELRSSRAALTAQLRFSARALEVDCAQRAQGLLTESAVLERQAALEDARAAQARTARSVEQVQQALTRRLTGEVPLPGRVGLETALPDLSPTGDLERLLGRANAQRPEGRRAQWAVLYAQAGQRAAPLDARLPSITASLRAGQRSVPLRDTGGAVSGVALSLSASMPLPSTVRGAALTQAELGTQQAHPALEAAQQAVELDVQLPFSVLQDEGAALHAAQTCVSAATLNVQAARARLDAGLNPALDAALADLALQQAQQDPVALDGAALAPTTAHLDPLLLTLPTSLPSGGRP, encoded by the coding sequence ATGAACGAACCCATCCGATGGTCCCGCCGGCGGTCTGCGCTGCTGACCGCCACGCTGCTCTGCGACGCGGCCGCACAGACCGCGCCCCCTGCGAGGCCTGCGCCGACCGCTTCAGCACAAGTGGCGTTTTTGCCGGCGGCTGCGCTGGATGAGCGCCTGTCGGTCCCGCGGGGCTTGCCCGGCTGGCGCAGCGCCGATCTGAGGTGCCGCGCCGCGCAGCTCCAGCTTGACAGCGCGCGCGCGCGGGCCGGCCTGAAGCTCAGTGCCGGCGCCCACGGCACCCAGGAGGCGCTGCCCTGGTCCCCTACCCCTGAGGGGGTGCGCAGCCCTGACCGCGCCGTGGAGGCCCCCGCGCTGGAACTGCGCTCCAGCCGTGCGGCGCTGACCGCGCAGCTGAGATTCTCGGCGCGCGCGCTTGAGGTCGACTGCGCCCAGCGCGCGCAGGGTCTACTGACCGAAAGCGCTGTCCTGGAGCGGCAGGCGGCGCTGGAGGATGCCCGGGCAGCACAGGCCCGTACGGCGCGGAGCGTGGAGCAGGTCCAGCAGGCGCTCACACGCCGACTGACGGGTGAGGTACCTCTGCCCGGCCGTGTGGGCCTGGAGACGGCGCTGCCCGACCTCTCCCCCACCGGGGACCTGGAGAGGCTTCTGGGGCGGGCGAACGCTCAGCGGCCTGAGGGGCGGCGAGCCCAGTGGGCCGTTCTGTACGCGCAGGCAGGGCAGCGTGCTGCCCCGCTGGACGCGCGGCTTCCTAGCATAACAGCCAGCCTGCGTGCCGGGCAGCGCAGCGTGCCGCTGCGCGACACGGGCGGCGCCGTGAGCGGCGTTGCGCTCTCCCTAAGCGCGTCTATGCCGCTGCCGAGCACCGTGCGGGGGGCGGCGCTCACGCAGGCGGAGCTGGGGACCCAGCAGGCACACCCGGCCCTGGAGGCGGCGCAGCAGGCGGTGGAACTGGATGTTCAGTTGCCGTTCAGTGTCCTGCAGGACGAAGGCGCTGCGCTGCACGCTGCCCAGACCTGCGTGAGCGCGGCCACCCTGAATGTGCAGGCAGCGCGCGCCCGGCTGGACGCCGGCCTGAACCCCGCCCTGGACGCCGCGCTGGCTGACCTCGCGCTGCAACAGGCCCAGCAGGACCCCGTAGCGCTGGACGGCGCGGCATTGGCCCCGACAACCGCCCACCTCGACCCGCTGCTTCTGACCCTTCCCACTTCCTTGCCTTCCGGAGGCCGACCATGA
- a CDS encoding efflux RND transporter periplasmic adaptor subunit: MRRSLPLLLLTLTLGACAGQKAQSRNDLDATPAKSTTLQVTTVAARSGTLTAQRSASATVQAQRDAQVAALTGGTVKSLLACEGEQVARGQVIAQLDDTPQRQALQNARLQLQQAQISLAQTRRTAQGADASLQAAVSAAQASLAQAQLGAQSAEKLYRLGGVSLADLQAARAQLAQAQSSVAQARNALAQNGKSAQNSVPLQEVQLAQAQAGVQQAQENLTRTAVRAPFAGRVAALSVEVGEFVGQGAPVFRLVDPGSIRVKFSVAAADAAALTDGATLNVGFGGENYVGVVTGTPGIAGTNRLVPVTARVQGGANLPVGAVAQARYRVTLGRGVLVPSGAVQADAGQNVVYTVSGGAARRTPVTVLAESAGLVALRGLSAGAAVVNPVPASLQDGAKVQSRVAGAAQ; this comes from the coding sequence GTGCGCCGCTCCCTTCCCCTGCTGCTCCTGACCCTCACGCTGGGGGCCTGCGCTGGCCAGAAGGCCCAGAGCCGCAACGACCTGGACGCAACGCCCGCCAAGAGCACCACCCTGCAGGTCACGACTGTCGCGGCCCGCAGTGGAACGCTCACCGCGCAGCGCAGCGCGAGTGCCACGGTCCAGGCCCAGCGGGACGCGCAGGTGGCCGCGCTGACCGGCGGGACCGTGAAGTCCCTGCTGGCCTGCGAGGGCGAGCAGGTCGCGCGCGGGCAAGTGATCGCGCAGCTCGACGACACGCCGCAGCGACAGGCGCTGCAGAACGCCCGGCTTCAGCTGCAGCAGGCCCAGATCAGCCTGGCGCAGACGCGCCGCACCGCGCAGGGCGCGGATGCCAGCCTGCAGGCGGCCGTGAGTGCCGCGCAGGCCAGCCTCGCGCAGGCGCAGTTGGGCGCGCAGAGCGCCGAAAAGCTATACCGGCTGGGCGGCGTCAGCCTCGCGGACCTTCAGGCCGCGCGGGCGCAGCTGGCGCAGGCGCAGAGCAGCGTCGCGCAGGCCCGCAACGCCCTGGCGCAGAACGGGAAGAGCGCCCAGAACAGCGTGCCGCTGCAGGAAGTGCAGCTCGCGCAGGCGCAGGCGGGCGTGCAGCAGGCCCAGGAGAACCTGACGCGCACCGCGGTGCGGGCACCTTTTGCGGGAAGGGTGGCGGCACTGAGCGTGGAGGTCGGTGAGTTCGTGGGCCAGGGCGCCCCGGTGTTCCGGCTGGTGGACCCAGGCAGCATCCGCGTGAAGTTCAGCGTTGCGGCGGCTGACGCCGCGGCCCTGACAGACGGCGCGACCCTGAATGTCGGGTTCGGCGGCGAGAACTACGTGGGGGTCGTGACCGGAACGCCCGGCATTGCGGGCACCAACCGCCTCGTGCCGGTCACGGCGCGCGTGCAGGGCGGCGCGAACCTGCCGGTCGGGGCGGTGGCGCAGGCGCGCTACCGGGTCACGCTGGGCCGCGGGGTCCTGGTGCCCAGCGGAGCGGTGCAGGCGGACGCCGGGCAGAATGTCGTGTACACGGTGTCCGGCGGCGCGGCGCGGCGCACGCCGGTGACGGTGCTGGCCGAAAGCGCCGGGCTGGTGGCGCTGCGCGGGCTGAGCGCCGGTGCGGCGGTGGTGAACCCCGTGCCGGCCAGCCTTCAGGACGGCGCGAAGGTGCAGTCGCGCGTGGCGGGAGCTGCGCAGTGA
- a CDS encoding M-like protein, with translation MSDDKNKTGTPPLTEENVRNVDLQFMGRTDEHRDAVQDADAEATVADGYTEHGLDKQDVASNGSMITSDPASTTPGHDTSEDT, from the coding sequence ATGTCCGACGACAAGAACAAGACCGGCACGCCGCCGCTGACGGAAGAGAATGTCCGGAACGTGGACCTGCAGTTCATGGGCCGCACCGATGAGCACCGCGACGCTGTCCAGGACGCCGACGCTGAAGCGACCGTCGCTGACGGCTACACCGAACACGGCCTCGACAAGCAGGACGTGGCCTCCAACGGAAGCATGATCACCAGCGACCCGGCGAGCACCACCCCCGGCCACGACACCTCAGAGGACACCTGA
- a CDS encoding efflux RND transporter permease subunit: protein MSTHEPAEFRQPPGTLPDGTPEPAVHPLVRFSVRNYVFSIGIFVLLVLAGFVATLRLGVELLPNFEVPVLAVSTPYPGASPDQVDREVSRRIEDAVSTLAGVQDINTTSVSNQSAVVITFSDDTNVDSAANSVSQAVAAIRGTLPDGSEAPVVQKFDPNATPILTLALLGGSAPPAQVTAFAEDVLVPRLERVDGVADVTVSGGPERQVQVLLDPARLQTYNLTPGRVTQAIGASALDLPAGTVSQGGTQTQFATRNTPHSAADVAAIPVDSTSGVQVRDVARVRDSAARARNLARVNGQPAVLLAVRKGSGTNSVQVADSVRAVMEAQPLPQGYRLSLASDTTRETRATVKDTFKEFLLAIGAVGVICLLFLGRLNTVLAVVLAIPISVSAAPLLYASLGFTFNIISLLAIIVAIGIVVDDSIVVAENVQRYRDLGYSPVRSVLLGASEVFSAVTAASFSLLAVLIPLSLMPGILGQFFSQFGLGIAAAIVLSWLESLLFLTVRMAYTRDPAPVTWRDVPGVLGRFPALLGNSLRAVRTVGGWLALAVAGAGLSALLRHAGLSVPVAVALGALLAPLTLAGARFVLGAALAVLEALTGTLHGVVNGALQRTASAYARSLTVALRRPWLVMLTALLFLLSAPLALRGVGFAFTPKTDSGILTVDLSLPTGTDLGVTNRVTALLEDALLARPEVKLVETSVGSGNAVSGANANKAALSVTLIPKTERAPIEDLVARYTRALTPIAAGVPGSELRVATQQNGPGGSADISLALTAPDQVTLVERNRAVVRLLSQDPKLLSVNSSLSATRQERTFLPDTTRLAGTGLSASDVAQALRTYNDGTVAGSVRDGDRSVDIVVRLDPALISSEQSLLDQTVYSQALGANLSLSQLGAFELSQAPATLTRLNKAYTATLNINLVRGGPNPFAYQQTLVQRVEAAGLLRGGVTLGNASSFGSAGLTGDLVFYGPILMVVAILLTYLVLGSQFNSFRYPVYLQLPIPIAVVGALWTLNLFGVNLDVITVLGMVILLGLSTKNAILYLEFVTERARSLPLREALVEAAELRFRPILMTTLTVLVISVPLIVGQGEGAEFRRGLGIVILGGVITSTLLTFYVVPSVFWQFERRRVHPDVPPAPGAAVGAGD from the coding sequence GTGAGCACGCACGAGCCTGCGGAGTTCCGTCAGCCGCCGGGCACGCTGCCGGACGGCACGCCGGAGCCGGCCGTGCATCCCCTGGTGCGCTTCAGCGTACGCAACTACGTGTTCTCCATCGGTATTTTCGTGCTGCTGGTCCTCGCGGGCTTCGTGGCGACCCTGCGCCTGGGTGTGGAACTGCTGCCGAACTTCGAGGTGCCGGTCCTGGCCGTCTCGACGCCGTACCCCGGAGCCAGTCCGGATCAGGTGGACCGTGAGGTGAGCCGCCGTATTGAGGACGCGGTGAGCACCCTGGCGGGCGTGCAGGACATCAACACCACCTCGGTCAGCAACCAGTCGGCGGTGGTCATCACGTTCAGTGACGACACGAACGTGGATTCCGCGGCGAACAGTGTTTCGCAGGCCGTCGCTGCCATTCGGGGGACACTCCCGGACGGCAGCGAGGCGCCGGTCGTGCAGAAGTTCGACCCGAACGCCACGCCGATCCTGACGCTGGCCCTGCTGGGCGGCAGCGCGCCGCCCGCGCAGGTCACGGCGTTCGCCGAGGACGTGCTCGTGCCGCGCCTGGAACGCGTGGACGGCGTGGCTGACGTCACGGTCAGCGGCGGTCCGGAACGGCAGGTGCAGGTGCTGCTGGACCCCGCCCGGTTGCAGACGTACAACCTGACGCCCGGGCGGGTCACGCAGGCGATCGGGGCGAGCGCCCTGGACCTCCCGGCCGGAACGGTGTCGCAGGGCGGCACGCAGACTCAGTTCGCGACGCGCAACACGCCGCACAGCGCCGCGGACGTGGCGGCCATTCCAGTGGACAGCACCTCGGGCGTGCAGGTCCGCGACGTGGCGCGCGTGCGTGACAGCGCGGCGCGCGCGCGGAACCTCGCGCGCGTGAACGGGCAGCCGGCGGTGCTGCTCGCGGTGCGCAAGGGCAGCGGCACGAATTCCGTGCAGGTGGCCGACAGCGTCCGCGCCGTCATGGAAGCCCAGCCGCTCCCGCAGGGGTACCGGCTGAGTCTGGCAAGTGACACCACACGCGAAACGCGCGCCACCGTCAAGGACACCTTCAAGGAGTTTCTGCTGGCGATCGGGGCCGTGGGGGTTATCTGCCTGCTGTTTCTCGGGCGCCTGAACACGGTGCTGGCGGTGGTCCTGGCCATTCCCATCTCGGTGAGTGCCGCGCCGCTGCTCTACGCTTCGCTGGGGTTCACGTTCAACATCATCTCGCTCCTGGCGATCATCGTGGCGATCGGGATCGTGGTGGACGACTCGATTGTGGTGGCGGAGAATGTCCAGCGCTACCGCGACCTGGGGTACAGCCCGGTCCGCAGCGTGCTGCTGGGCGCCAGCGAGGTGTTCAGCGCCGTGACGGCCGCGAGTTTCTCCCTGCTGGCCGTGCTGATTCCCCTGAGCCTGATGCCCGGCATTCTGGGGCAGTTCTTCAGTCAGTTCGGGTTGGGCATCGCGGCGGCCATCGTGCTGTCGTGGCTGGAGAGTCTGCTGTTCCTGACGGTCCGCATGGCGTACACCCGCGACCCGGCGCCGGTCACGTGGCGGGACGTGCCGGGCGTGCTGGGCCGCTTTCCGGCGCTGCTGGGCAACAGTCTGAGGGCGGTGCGGACTGTGGGGGGATGGCTGGCGCTGGCCGTGGCGGGCGCCGGGCTGAGCGCGCTGCTGCGGCACGCCGGACTGAGCGTGCCGGTGGCGGTGGCCCTTGGCGCGCTGCTCGCGCCGCTTACCCTGGCCGGCGCGCGGTTCGTGCTGGGCGCCGCGCTGGCGGTTCTGGAAGCCCTGACCGGCACCCTGCACGGCGTGGTGAACGGCGCCCTGCAGCGCACGGCGAGCGCCTACGCCCGCAGCCTCACGGTGGCGCTGCGCCGGCCGTGGCTGGTCATGCTGACAGCGCTGCTATTCCTGCTCAGCGCGCCGCTGGCCCTGCGCGGGGTGGGTTTCGCGTTTACGCCGAAGACCGACAGCGGCATCCTGACCGTGGATCTCAGCCTGCCCACCGGCACGGACCTGGGGGTCACGAACCGCGTCACGGCTCTGCTGGAAGACGCGCTGCTCGCCCGGCCGGAAGTGAAGCTCGTGGAGACGAGTGTGGGGTCCGGCAACGCGGTCAGTGGCGCCAACGCGAACAAGGCCGCCCTGAGCGTGACGTTGATTCCCAAAACCGAGCGCGCGCCCATTGAGGACCTGGTCGCGCGGTACACGCGGGCGCTCACCCCCATTGCGGCGGGCGTGCCCGGCAGTGAGCTGCGCGTCGCCACGCAGCAGAACGGGCCGGGCGGCAGCGCAGACATCTCGCTGGCGCTGACCGCGCCGGATCAGGTGACGCTGGTGGAACGCAACCGCGCGGTGGTGCGCCTGCTCTCGCAGGACCCGAAGCTGCTCAGCGTGAACAGCAGCCTCAGCGCCACCCGGCAGGAACGGACCTTCCTGCCGGACACCACCCGCCTGGCCGGAACCGGCCTGAGTGCCAGCGACGTGGCCCAGGCGCTGCGCACGTACAACGACGGCACGGTGGCGGGCAGCGTCCGCGACGGGGACCGCAGCGTGGACATCGTGGTGCGGCTGGATCCGGCATTGATCAGCAGTGAGCAGAGCCTGCTCGACCAGACGGTGTACTCTCAGGCGCTCGGCGCGAACCTGAGCCTGTCGCAGCTGGGCGCCTTCGAGCTGTCCCAGGCGCCCGCGACACTCACCCGCCTGAACAAGGCGTACACGGCCACGCTGAACATCAACCTCGTCAGGGGCGGGCCCAACCCCTTTGCCTACCAGCAGACCCTCGTTCAGCGCGTCGAGGCCGCCGGGCTGCTCCGGGGCGGCGTGACGCTCGGAAACGCCAGTTCGTTCGGCAGCGCAGGCCTGACCGGGGACCTCGTGTTCTACGGGCCGATTCTGATGGTGGTGGCGATTCTGCTCACGTACCTGGTGCTGGGCAGTCAGTTCAACTCGTTCCGGTACCCGGTCTACCTGCAGCTGCCGATTCCCATCGCTGTGGTGGGCGCCCTGTGGACCCTGAATCTTTTTGGGGTGAACCTGGACGTGATCACGGTGCTGGGGATGGTCATCCTGCTGGGCCTGTCGACCAAGAACGCCATTCTGTACCTCGAGTTCGTCACGGAGCGGGCCCGCAGCCTGCCGCTGCGTGAGGCGCTCGTCGAGGCGGCAGAGTTGCGCTTCCGGCCGATCCTGATGACCACCCTGACCGTGCTGGTGATCAGCGTTCCGCTGATCGTGGGTCAGGGTGAGGGGGCAGAGTTCCGCCGGGGCCTGGGCATCGTCATTCTGGGCGGCGTGATTACGTCGACGCTCCTGACCTTCTACGTGGTGCCGAGCGTGTTCTGGCAGTTTGAACGCCGGCGCGTGCATCCGGACGTGCCGCCCGCGCCGGGCGCCGCCGTGGGCGCCGGCGACTGA